A region from the Linepithema humile isolate Giens D197 chromosome 1, Lhum_UNIL_v1.0, whole genome shotgun sequence genome encodes:
- the LOC105668098 gene encoding protein glass-like, with the protein MLHGTLPRAFLAPGLSYMSYYSDEIHPAYTAPPTTWHIPMEDPSSPIYSRIPSAEHHAPLQPWESSGSSTPCPLDLSLKSLPTPKTEEMIEVGDEKDLRIREELQPRPESRRDSEDDQQLVVDDLDTLRSPSAQSHPSHYERLVLGKESPRFHNSIVDKIHHLPVEESTRLPPYPGTELASKYHLHNQKLLLTSPTHLQSMQNYQQLLLTPQQHLQSVDAPMTPPSTPSPPQCPRRRIREEDLISSSSGSASGASASTPKQTSNEKAAVPRPKKKHARRLKFDEDTSSPVSGTVILGPDEAVVTGDIDPAFNIVEVTEEARAELAKIENRLGPYRCKLCRQLHEDAFQLAQHRCSRIAHVEYRCPECDKRFSCPANLASHRRWHKPRLPNNDSSASSATSSSTSSTSGTNAEIPCTRCDAKFTRQAALRKHLATQHPETNNNISSSSNNNNTTADGEKAISKPDIAQVVPTNQLTSEMT; encoded by the coding sequence ATGCTGCACGGCACTCTGCCGAGGGCCTTCCTGGCCCCGGGTCTCAGCTACATGAGCTACTACAGCGACGAGATTCATCCTGCTTACACCGCGCCGCCGACCACGTGGCACATCCCGATGGAAGATCCGTCCTCGCCGATCTACTCGCGGATCCCATCGGCGGAGCATCACGCGCCGTTGCAGCCCTGGGAGTCGTCAGGCTCCTCGACGCCGTGTCCGTTGGATTTGTCTCTCAAGTCGTTGCCGACGCCGAAAACGGAGGAAATGATCGAGGTGGGTGATGAGAAAGATCTCAGAATCCGCGAGGAGCTGCAGCCCCGACCCGAAAGTCGCAGAGACAGCGAGGACGATCAGCAGCTGGTGGTGGACGATCTCGACACCTTACGCAGCCCATCGGCGCAGAGCCACCCGAGTCACTACGAACGACTCGTTCTCGGCAAAGAATCACCTCGCTTCCACAACTCGATCGTCGACAAGATTCATCATCTGCCCGTGGAGGAGAGTACCCGGCTGCCGCCGTATCCCGGAACCGAGCTCGCGTCGAAATATCATCTGCACAATCAGAAACTTCTCCTGACGAGCCCGACGCATCTGCAGtcgatgcaaaattatcaacaatTACTCTTAACGCCGCAGCAGCATCTTCAGAGCGTGGACGCGCCTATGACGCCACCCAGCACTCCGTCGCCGCCTCAGTGTCCCAGAAGGAGGATTCGCGAGGAGGATCTCATTTCGTCGTCCTCGGGTTCCGCTTCGGGCGCCTCCGCGTCGACCCCAAAGCAGACCAGCAACGAAAAAGCCGCTGTCCCGAGGCCGAAGAAGAAACACGCCAGGCGACTTAAATTCGACGAAGACACCAGTAGCCCGGTGTCGGGCACCGTGATTCTTGGCCCGGACGAGGCGGTGGTGACCGGCGACATCGATCCAGCCTTCAACATCGTCGAGGTCACGGAGGAGGCGCGCGCCGAACTGGCCAAAATTGAAAATCGGCTCGGGCCGTACCGGTGCAAGCTCTGCCGGCAGCTTCATGAGGACGCTTTCCAATTGGCACAGCATCGATGCTCCCGGATCGCTCACGTGGAATATCGTTGCCCCGAGTGCGACAAGCGGTTCTCCTGCCCGGCCAATCTAGCATCCCATCGACGCTGGCACAAGCCCCGGTTGCCCAACAACGACAGCTCCGCGTCCTCGGCGACATCGTCGTCCACCTCATCGACGTCGGGGACCAACGCCGAGATTCCCTGCACCAGGTGCGACGCCAAATTCACCAGGCAAGCCGCCCTGCGGAAGCACCTGGCCACTCAGCATCCTGAAACCAACAACAACATCAGCAGTAGcagcaataacaataacacCACTGCCGATGGTGAAAAAGCCATCAGCAAACCAGACATAGCCCAGGTGGTTCCGACTAATCAGTTGACCAGCGAGATGACCTGA